AGCGCGCGGTCGGTTTCCTCGCTGGCGCGGTCGGCCAGATCGGGCACGTTGCGCGCCGATTCGGCCAGCCCTTCAAGGGTTTCGAGCGATTGTTCCAGCAGTTCCGATTTCCACGCCAGAAGCTTGCGGCGGAAATATTCAAGCTGCCTTTCGTTCATGAAAGGCTCGTCTTCAGCCGGACGGTAATTGTCGGGAAGGAAGGTCTCGGCTTTCATCGCGTCACTCACTGTCGGGCCCTCGGTCGTGTCGGGCTTGCCCCCCGGCACCGCTCGGCGCTCACTTACCCTAACCCGCATGGGTTGTCACCCCCGCTTTGCGGCCGCGGCATCTTTCCTGCGCCGATCCCGCGCGGCGCTTGCGGCGATTTTGGCGCCCGGCTAGGCTTTCGGCAGCAAGCAAGGAGAGGCAAGTGCAGTTCAGCTCGACCAAGGATTACGTTGCCCCCCCCGATCTGATCGTGGCGGTGAATGCCGCCGTCCGGCTGGAGCGGCCGCTGCTGGTCAAGGGCGAGCCGGGGACCGGCAAGACCGAACTGGCACGGCAGGTTTCCGCGGCGCTGGGGCTGCCGATGCTCGAATGGGCGGTGAAATCGACGACGAAGGCGCAACAGGGGCTTTACGAATACGATGCGGTCTCGCGGCTGCGCGACAGCCAGCTCGGCGATGCGCGGGTGAACGAGGTCAGGAATTACATCCGCAAGGGCAAGCTCTGGCAGGCCTTCGAGGCGGAGGCCAAGGTCGTGCTTCTGATCGACGAGATCGACAAGGCCGACATCGAATTTCCCAATGACCTGTTGCAGGAACTCGACCGGATGGAGTTCCACGTCTACGAGACCGGCGAGACGATCCGCGCGGCGCATCGGCCGATCGTCATCATCACCTCGAACAACGAAAAGGAACTGCCCGACGCCTTCTTGCGGCGCTGTTTCTTTCACTACATCCGCTTCCCCGATGCCGAGACCCTGCGCGCCATCGTCCGCGTGCATTT
This DNA window, taken from Rhodobacter capsulatus SB 1003, encodes the following:
- the dksA gene encoding RNA polymerase-binding protein DksA, which gives rise to MKAETFLPDNYRPAEDEPFMNERQLEYFRRKLLAWKSELLEQSLETLEGLAESARNVPDLADRASEETDRALELRTRDRQRKLVSKIDAALRRIENGEYGYCEMTGEPISLKRLDARPIATMTLEAQEKHERRERVHRDD
- a CDS encoding AAA family ATPase gives rise to the protein MQFSSTKDYVAPPDLIVAVNAAVRLERPLLVKGEPGTGKTELARQVSAALGLPMLEWAVKSTTKAQQGLYEYDAVSRLRDSQLGDARVNEVRNYIRKGKLWQAFEAEAKVVLLIDEIDKADIEFPNDLLQELDRMEFHVYETGETIRAAHRPIVIITSNNEKELPDAFLRRCFFHYIRFPDAETLRAIVRVHFPGIKEALLAAALSRFYEIRETPGLKKKPSTSEVLDWLKLLLAEDLSPEDLKADPANLLPKLHGALLKNEQDVHLFERLAFMARRQGR